ATGTATATCATGTACATGTCCCAAAACTATGCAAACCAAGGTGCATATGCAAATGTGATCTCCATAAATTCTCCCAAAAAGACTACTTCACCCTGGTCATCTTCAGATTTCATCCCGAACATTTCCTACGATAGAAAACAACTATCGCTAAGCATAAAGCTTAGTGGTGTATAAAACTTTAGGCTTGGAGTCATTAAATTCTCCAATTTCTCTTTTTAGTCATAGTTAGctcaatttaacataatttaaaacaagtgaacaaatatatcaaacatatCAATATCAAACTCTAAAGTATttccaaatatcaataacaatgttcCAGAGTCTAGAAAGTGTATACTATCAATTTAAGAGAGTTTACCAAATATCCATTTTTCGCCCAATATGTACGCCATGCCATCACACTAAGCATAATCAGATATCAAGATGGACCGAAGCCCCAAATCAAGTAGGGTAAAAACCCAATAAACAAGAGAATCAAGAACCATATTAAAAATGGCTTCCTAGTTCGTACTTAACACGGACAAGTTCCATAATTCAAGACGAActacaaatccaaagtcaagatgGTAAAAGATCCGAATCAAGAGGCATGCCAAGATGAGTGACAAAGTCACTGCCACAAGAAGGACAAAGTCCcaacaagaatgcaaaatgatcaaacaatccGTACGAATGGGTGATTTAGCAAATATCTTACAATACttgatataatacgaatataacaatataaattgaagccaagaaaaataaaatatcaagttATTTCAACATATTCCAGCAAGCAAAAAGAGTACAAGTTTATACACAAACCTTGGTGTTTTACCACGAAACAGTTCAATCACAACTTGGGGACGTTCGAATCGTCTATGCCGTAAACAAACCAAATCTGTCCACTTCCTCAAACACTTCCCCTTTGATTTTTTTCAAgggtttatataccttaaatacataatcaaatatcTAAATAATTTCAGTGATTTAGCAAGTCAAACTAAACATGATATTGGTGAAAATTACCCAAAAACGTTTGAAACAGAAATTTTGGACAGTATCACTGTTCCGAGTTGTGACTCAATTTTGAAGATCTATACGGACAAACTAGACTTTCCGGTCTTCATAAAAGTTGTAGATCTATGTCTTACCGTTTCAGAACATCTTGAATAACCTCCATATCAATTTTGAACAAAAGGTTATGCTTAAATTACTAACAGCAGTACATGAAGTATTTCTAAAACTGGAAATCTGGACAGCACCTGCCCTGTACTTTCTGATCCCTTTTCAGGTAAATACCAACAAAACTAGATTTTGGTTCATAAGAGTTATAGATTTATGAAATAACTTTCCAGAATGTCCTGGATCACTTAAATCGGAGCTCTGTACAAAAAGATATGTAGAAAATACTAGTAGGTGTCTAGTATAAAAACGAGTTTAGAAACTTACCAAGAGGAGCAACTTGATCTTCACCAAAAACGAAATTTGCTTGTTGATTTAGTAGAAATCCATGGGTTTTTTTTTCATGAAACTTCAGATTCTAGTTTCTACGGaggatagagagagagagagagagagagagagagagagagagagagagagagagagagagagagagaaagaaagatgTATAACTATTCTTCTTTGTCTTGAAGAGTAGAAAAAATCGGGAGTTTATGGATAGATATGAAATAAAATGGTTACCCAACTGCTAAATATTCttagataaatacaaaaggttggaaacccaaaaacttaattatatattatatttaataacaattagtcaaaataatattaagtgttaCATATAGCAACATCATGGAACTTCATTGCTAATATTAACACAACCTAAAGtaagaaattttcatatattGACCATTTCACATTTAGGAAGTGCAAAGTAAAATATTTCCTCGTTATAAAATGCTCAATCAAGAATgcaaatattataaaaaaaatttggGTGTTACAATTTTACTCCAATTTCTTGTGCTAGTATACTTATTATATACtgaacggaccaagtagagaaaaaatatttttgtactaaatatataaaatattttctcctATGTATTAAATGAGCTTATACTCCTAATCTTGATATAGTTATTATGATCAATGttatttgtttattgttttgatttatctaAAGGTACAGAGTTGGTGTATGCCTAATAGATTGGACAATAACGAATAGCAATTGTGAAATATTAATTACTCCCTTCGTTTCATATTATATGAGTTAGTGTAACTtggcacaaagtttaagaaaaaagaagaagacttttgaaacgtgtggtcttaaaaacttaagggataaaaagtttgtggggccataatatttgtgtggctataaaaacttctcattaagggtaaatgggtaaaatgaaagagtttaaagttgaattatttctaaatttaaaaatgtgtcatttattttgaaacatactaaaaaggaaaatacctcatttaatatgaaacagGGAGAGTAATTGACATAATCCATAACTCGACCTTAAGTTTGATAATACCCCTTTatgtaagcttataagttttcatgtaaAATTTCAGCCAGTGAATTTTGTATCCATCATGAAATAAAATAACTGGAATTATGAAGGATTTATTTAGTTGATTAAATTAAATTATCAATGATCTAGTTTAATTAACTGGTATTTATAATCTTAATATGGGAGTTAAAATAAGTATATGTTGGTGAATTTCGAAATTCATTTCGAGGGTTCAATTGTAGTTTTTTAGTGGAATAAACTATGATTAACTATAGTAGGATTTAATTCATCcaaaaatttcaaattaatattATAATTAGCAGTCTCTTATTATTTCTGTGTTACTTGTTGTACCTAGTAAAACCTTGACATTCTTGGGTAGAAAGAAAAGTTCTCTATTTGAGTTAGACTAGTAAAATCCTACAAGATTTTTTGGACTAGTTTTTGCTCAATTTCGGCCACTATAAATACAAGACTAATTTCACCTAATAACTTACTCTTCGGAGTAGCAACATTTGCCCACACAAATATTTTCGTCCAAGGCTTATTAAGAGCATAGCAGAAGACTACAGTCCTGGATTCTTGCCCGGTGAACGATTTGTGCAACAGTTTCGAGAGGTTAGTGCTTCCTGGATTCTTGCCCGGTGAACGATTTGTGCATATAGGTGATATCTGTATCACTGTAATTAAATCATTGTCTAGTTTACATATAGGTGATATCTGTATTTATGCTTGCGTTCCGCTGCGCATGTTCTAACACTTCCGTTAATGATTGAACTAATTCAACTTAAGTAGGGTGATGTAATGTATTAATGCAGATCCCATTAACGAAGACATAACTTACATTCTCCCACTTGGCCTATACGTATAAAAACTCAATCCAATCCCCTCCTAAGCTCATTACGTTttacttttgtttttatttttatattttaatctaGTATTTACCGAATTTGAGATGGGGGTAGAGTTGATTGGTCAATTGATGTTTGCTAACTCACTTAAATATGTGTACTTTGGCCATGCTTAACTTCTCCCATACATATATTATGCCCACTGAAAAGAATTTATATAGCCAAAAagctatataaaaaaaaaaaaagtatcatgtatttctatatataatttatacTTCAATcaccttcctcttttttttcttccttctttttgaTAATTATGGTGTCAGGGTCAGCTTGCGCGTACCTCAACTAATTCAACAGAATACCTGCAAGCTGTAACCTCCCGTCAACACAGCTACCGAATAACTCTATCCACCAAGGTGATTGGACATATGGGAAGAAATCACCTTTCTCGTTTATCATACGAGTCTTcctccccttttttcttttgtatgttttgttttgtttttggttttgttcaaCTTTGAAAGTTTTTTTATGCAATTATTCAACTTGAGATAAGTTGTTCTTTTGCCAAAAGCTTCTTTTTACCCTTCAGGAAGTATAAGTTGCCTCCACACAAATATAACATTGTAGAGTTCATATCCTGTTGTCAAAACCAAACACCAACTAAATCTTTGCCGGAACCTTTACTTCATTTTCTGTAGATTACACATACCAAAAATGTGGATCTTTTTAAAGCCAAAATAAAAGATTTCAATCTAACCAAAGCTCAAATATTCAAGTATAAGCCATTCCATTATATATAATCAACCAATAGGTCAATGACAAAAGTTCACGACGAAACGCAAAGAAAAAAGTTACAATGACAGCATAGCTGATACACATAAGAGATCAAACTCTCCCTGTAGAACACACAAGATTTCTTGACGGCCTCAATTATGTAGGATATCAATACACTGCAAAAGGATTTAGCAAAGTATAAGTTGATAAAACGCCGAAAGAAATAGAGCAAAGGGGTGGACTTGTGAAAGAGGTACAGTCAGACATCTCTATAACGCACATCCTTTATAACAACACTTCATTATAACAACCAAGGCTTTTTTTGGAACCatttttcatgttatgttataatatatattctcTAACTTCACTGTAACAGCCAGAAAATATCGCAACAAACGAGGttattatagagaggtttgactgtataaACAAAGTAGTCATGCtgaaacaagaaaaaagaaaaggaaaaagatacCAAGGGGAAAAGGAGGTTAGAGATCAACCTACTAGTATGCCTAGAGACCTTGCTCAATGAGATAGTCACCCAGCCTTTCGACAATCATATTGCACTGTCCAGGAGTCATCGGCTCGTTATATATTCCAATGATCAAAGCCTGGTTGGTCTTCTTAACGGTGATACCACCAGGACCCTGAGGATAAAGTCAGGATGACAAATTATAGAAAGCCAAAAGTTATAAGGGGACTTCTAATCTGATGTAAATTTCAAAGTTTCTTGTGTGAAGCATTGTGCAATCTACATTCATGTATTACAACAGGGAAAATGCCAGCACGGAAGATCCACACCATTACAATGGTCTTTGTTGAGAAATAATTAAGTGAACTATCTAACTGTTCAAAATTTTAGATGAAATGGTCACACAATTCCAACATGGTATTCGAGCGAGGTCCTGAGTTCAAATCTCATTGTCACTCATTGTCAAGGAGAATTTCCACGTGCTTGGCTATGAACAAAGAATCAGGCCCAATAAGGAGGCGTGTTGagacataattaagtaaataaaagtgtaCTATCTCTAGTAGCTTTAACTTTTAGATGACATGACGATATTCAACAGTCTTTATTTGAATTGGTCTTCGTAGAAGAAAGTTGAAAAGAATGAATCATTTTATGGCGAGAGGCAataataaaaaatgcaaaaaaaaaaaaagagttttgtacCCAAGAAACTTGCATGTAAGAGTCTGGACTCACCAAGGAATTAAACAAGCATCAAAGTCAAGCGTTCCACGTGGGAAATTCTTAGGTAGCTCAAGTAGCGCAAATGGCTAAAGATAAGAAGATGCAGAAATTTGTTTAAGCATCTCAAGAGGTGTAAGTGAGAGTTGATTACACTTTCCTGCCTGCTTTAGATAATGATACTCATATATACTCAACAAGGTGACTATACGCAACGCAATAGTAGGAAACCCAAGGTCACGTACCTTTTTGCCTCGTATAACAGCTCCTGCCTCTCCTTGAATCACCATATACTTTGTTCCCCCTAGATGTAAACCAGTTGGAGCAAGTGTTCCAGGTTCCGCAAAGTCATTCATTATGGCTGTTATTTCTTCTGGTTTAAACTGCCGTAAAAAAAAAACACAATTAATGACAAGATCACCGAGTTAATTGATTGTCAGTGCGATTCTACCTCGCTTCCAACAAGCCTCGTTCACAGGAATGGTGTTGCGCAGTTTAAAGAATGAAGAAGTTTATAAAATTAATATCAaccattgaaaaaaaaattaacccCAAAAAACCCAAGGAGGGGGAGAGAGAGGGGGAGGGAGAGACAGAGAAAGAATGTTATTCTATACATCGAAATCATCAAATACACCATTAAAACCCCACATTTTTTAACATGCAATTTAAAcagaagtaaaaaataaaaacttgagaaATAATAATATTCAGGAGTTTTTCTTCAAGTGGATACAGCAATTTGATTGCCAACTCATGCTGAATCAGTAATTTTCCCTTTATTAGCCTAATAGTTGCAGGAGACTAGTTTTGCATAAATATAAGTAAGAGAGGAAGATATCAACTTCTAGTACTGTCATTAGAGGATGATATCAACTTCTACTAAGTAATTTCAAGGATCAATGTGGAACTTTTACCAGCCTTCCCGTGCATGCTGACAGCAAACTGCACCCAAGCGAGCAGCCTTTAGGGACACCCTCAAGGGTTAACCTAGACTACTCGGATGAGTATCTAAGGTCTCCGTATGAGTTGGCAAATTTTACTAGTGGTTCATAGCCTCAGTGCTAGCGTTGGACGCATAAAATTGTCAGAGGCTTGATATACGCAAAAGGTATGCCTTTGCAAGCTACTTTTGGAAATGTTAAACACCTGAGTCTTGAGGCACCACACCTAGAGTCTCGTGCATTGACTTTGTGATCATGGCTTAGATTTGACATTACAAGCAGGGGTCGATTGGCCTAAACATACAGCTGTGAGACGGCGCTGCGCTATGCGGGACAATAGTATGTTGCGAGGACAATGTTTGGCAATATTTGACGGATGCACTATACGCCAGCCAAAGACTTCAACAGTTACCCTACTCTGGCAAGGCATCATCCGCGCACGCTATGACAGGCACAAGGCTAGTGCCAAGCTTGAGGATTGGACTATGTGCGCATATCCAGGTGCGCACATATCGAGACCAACATATGAGATGCGCATCAAGAATATTTAACTAGTCAAGTTTGAAGCAGTGGCATGAAACGAGAAGCACAACTGAAAGTAAGTTTCCGAGCCATTAGGGCAAGACTAAGATGAAGCGGGCTTCACCATAGGCATAATGCAGTGCCAAGAGACCTAGGATACGGTTGTTTTGTGGTCTAATGGGACTGCAAGGTCTGCAATTTGCGAGCCGATGCTACTATTGAGGAGTGAGCCCACAGCAAAAACGGCCATCTATAGATGCTATAAAGAAAGGCATAACTGCAAGAGCAAGCTAGAACAAGGTTAATAAATGATCACCTACAGATACTTTCCTCTACTGTTTTTTCATATTAGACTAGATCTATAAAACTATGCTGAAAACACAGCAAAATTCTTCTTTCAAGAGCAccccctcttttttcttttcgtgCAGCCAACTTCATAAAAAAAACAACAAGATTGCATAGCAAAATAGCATAATCCAAACAAAATACCCGCAAAAGTAACAATCGCACCTAGTAACAATCAGCTACATGCAATGCTAAACTAGTTGGGGTCGACTGTGTATATGGTCAAAATCATGTGTCCCCGATTTTGTAGGCTCGAGGGGTTGCGTCGAGAACAAGTTCAATTTGGATCGGGCTCGAGCCCGATGGCAGAATACGAAACTCGAAGATCGAAGTGCTCGATGAACATCGGGCCGAGTATGACCAACCTCGAGATAATACCGTTATGGTTTTATAACAGAAAGAGTGAGATTCTCGCGGTGGCCCTAAGATCACGGCGTAAATTCCGGAACGGatttgtactaggcggttagacagttgtGTAATAAGATTCACTACTATAAttaaaattgtactttatttaggattcccctactatataaaggggaccccaatcatttgtaacgcATCAATCATTGAGAAGAGAATATACATATTTTACTTTCTTGCTTAATGTTCATCTGATTTGCGttattattttattgttcttATCTACCTACCTCGAGGTCGCCACTGCTCGAGgtctgtagacatgtgatttttgaccctccccaagatcttttatatattagcgtaaaatatttaatttaggcataatatagatattttaagtaattttgactctttcactttattttagtacaagaaaacaaaaactacaacaaaaaatatatatataataatataataataagttcattaatattggtagtcatttttaatccaaaagaaaatataaaaatagtatcgtatttttatttttaatataatgtttgaaaatacaaaaaaatagatttgttttaatggttagttttgttttaataaattattttaatagtaggactaattaataaatgggcgcgtatttttaatctcattcgcggcaaaagaatagagcttgggctcgagcaacccatcgttaggcctaattttggacctagcccacaattgtcaagcccataattcctaggctcataacccttaacctaaaaccctacaacctagactctacactataaaaagaagaaaaagaataagaaaagggACGGAGAGGAAGAAGCTGGAAAGCAGCTGCGCAACACAAAACGACCCACCCCCACCCGGATCATCTTCTTCGCACCCCACCACCCCCTGAAACCAACGACTCTCATTGAAGCTTCTGCTTCTTCGAGCTCACCTTCACGCAAGTCTTAACCAGCCATACTCTATCGTCTCCCTTACCTCACACATCACCCGGAACACAAACGCGCCGTTACACCCCAAACAACGACCCAGCCATCCTCTTCATCTTCCTCGCAGCAACTTTCCCTCGAAAACCCCATTAACGCTTCAAAAACCAGCAGCAAAACATCTCAAAAATCAGTCCTGAAATAGCTCCAAAAGGGCTGCCAGCTTGACTGCGAAAAGCTTCTCTTCTTATGTCAAAAGAGAGGTCGCCGGTGAGCCTGATTTCCTCGCCTGAAGTCGTCGTTCTGGTCACTTGAGGTGTGAAGCCTTCCGGGTAGTTTAAGGTCCGTTCATGTTCCCGTTGACTGCTTGTTCGTCGTTCTTTTAGTCGAGTTTGTGAGGTTGTCGATGAGTCCTTTGTTCCCGATGAGTTCTTGTTGAACTTCCGCATTTGTATTAAAGAAGTTTTCATACATAAAGGTCCATTCCTTTCTCTGCTCCTATATAATTTTGGTgatatttgaagtcatttttgtcatattctatattttttttattttctttcttttgtttaacAATTACGTAAACTTAGCTTCAGTCCTTTAGTTAATGTTTCGTGTTTTAGTCGTCCTCTCCAATTAGCTGTTTGCTTGGGATTAATTGGTTTTAATCTtagctcgaaacgcaaaccaaggtggagattgaaaatgttggtttatgtttagttaacaatggcatgctgaaaatgttggtttatgtttagtcaacaatggcatgccaattggaagagttggtggaaagagttggtgtggatgctaggaggaagcttcctcctttgatgtcacccatgacatcaagaggaggtagtttgatgtcaccaatgacatcaagaggaggtctttacctctataaatagatgcactccttcacttgtagaaatcatcccaaaataatacaatacattgtagtgagtagagagttaagagagaaattctcttaagtgtaattgggaaatctccccttcctttgttaatattaaaaagggcaattgttctctggtggacgtaggattattttgatctgaaccacgttaaatcttgtgttctttcttttacgtttccgctaacaattggtatcagagcgacaggattctttaacgatccaaggagaaagaacaagcaaatatgagttccatgaagtttgaaattgatagattcaatggacgcaacaacttcaatatctggaagatccagatgatggcgttactgcggagggaaggttcaatccatgctattgacggaaagtatcctacggatatatcagctcccgacaaggagaagattgaaggggatgcattgagtgcaatccaactatcccttgcacctaacgtgctttgtgaagtgagtacgggtaccgaagagacggccaaacagttgtgggaaaagctagaagggctataccaagaccgatcagtgacaacaagaatgttgttacaacggcgtcttcacacatttaagatggggtcaggtacttcgttacaagatcatttagatgcgtttaataaacttgtcatggacttacagattgcaggaattaaaagggaggaggagacgcttgcatgtgctttgctattttcattgacttcaggatatcgtgatattgagaattcaatgatgtatagcaaggagcctatcaagcttgagcaagtgcggcaggcacttaactctagtgatgtgcggaggcacattgaaggagatagagatgaccaggcaagtggcctctttgtaagaggccggactagccaacagggaaagaccaaatcaaagcacagatcaaagtctcgtgtgaacaagaagaatacagagtgttggggttgtggcaagaaggggcactttgaacgagattgcccaatgtcaaagtccaaggaaaaggcgagtgcatctacagttgaacaggtacataattttgataatgattatgtactaacaacatcgtgtaataataatagtagttatgaaaacaaatgggtgttagactctgcttgtactctgcatatgacgttccgaaaagactggtttagcagctacgagaaaagtggaggaaccgtagtaatgggcaataatgcaacttgtgcaatagttggcattggctcagttcgggttcgctgccatgatggaatcgtgaggactattacacaagtccgtcatgttcctgatctgaagaagaatttgatctccttgggtactctggatgaacaaggctacaggtacatgagcgaagcaggaactataaaggtgactaaaggttctttagtcatgctgaaaggcaagctggagaacggcctttacacattggccggaagcaccattgttggctctgcaaatgcatctacagtgcagttatctaatgatgacaaggcaagactatggcacatgagactaggtcatatgagcgcacgtggactggagatgttgagcaatcgtaaacttttggaaggtgagaagatcagcacgcttgacttctgtgagcactgcgttctagggaagcagaagaaggtcagcttcagcactggcaaacacaagacaagaggagtgctagactacatccattcagatttatggggtccttctaaacttccatcgaagggcggaaagaggtatcttctcatttttattgatgatttctcacgaaaggtttgggtgtattttttgaaggcaaaaagtgatgcttttgaagcatttaaagagtggaagattttgattgaaaatcaaatggagcggaaaatcaagtatcttcgcacagacaatggcttggagttttgcaatgaagagtttaatgaattctgcaaggttcatgggatctcaagacataggactgtcaggcataccccacagcagaatggagttgccgagagaatgaacagaactcttcttgaaaaggctcgttgtatgctcctacaagccaaaatgtccaaagtattttgggctgaagcagttcacactgctgctcatattgtcaatcgatctccagcatcggcaattgactttaagactccgaatgaggtatggtcaggtgaaccctctaactattcatacttacgagtatttgggtgtccagcttattatcacgttaatgaaggaaagcttgaaccaagggctaagaaggccatattcgtagggtatgtggatggagtaaaagggtacaaactttggtgtttgtctttactcaaatttatagttagtagagatgtcacctttgatgaatcctctatacttgatccccgtaaagtttccgtggagttttcaggaaacaagaacaac
This genomic stretch from Nicotiana sylvestris chromosome 9, ASM39365v2, whole genome shotgun sequence harbors:
- the LOC104211713 gene encoding profilin; translated protein: MSWQTYVDDHLMCEIEGNYLTSAAIIGQDGTVWAQSNNFPQFKPEEITAIMNDFAEPGTLAPTGLHLGGTKYMVIQGEAGAVIRGKKGPGGITVKKTNQALIIGIYNEPMTPGQCNMIVERLGDYLIEQGL